A genomic region of Longimicrobium sp. contains the following coding sequences:
- a CDS encoding type II toxin-antitoxin system YoeB family toxin, whose protein sequence is MDQEHRLVYEVLPDRIKLLSARYHYSK, encoded by the coding sequence ATCGATCAGGAGCACCGGCTGGTGTACGAGGTGCTTCCCGACCGGATCAAGCTGCTTTCAGCGCGCTATCACTACTCGAAATAA